From the genome of Spinacia oleracea cultivar Varoflay chromosome 2, BTI_SOV_V1, whole genome shotgun sequence, one region includes:
- the LOC110798518 gene encoding auxin-binding protein ABP19a-like, giving the protein MEIFKIVLLFSILVSLSSMAATTSVVDFCVADFNYPVGPAGYPCRNPANLTVDDFVFSGLGVAGNTSNIFGVGVTSAFDLTFPALNGLGISMSRLDIGVGGVVPIHSHRVSELILVIEGEIIAGFMDSSDKVYYKTLNKGDIMIFPQSLLHFQVNVGKTPALAFVSLNSASPNFQTTTTSLFANDLPTNVIEKITLLDAIQAKKLKRIFGGTN; this is encoded by the coding sequence ATGGAGATTTTTAAAATTGTCCTACTCTTTTCTATCCTTGTTTCTCTATCATCTATGGCTGCTACAACGAGTGTGGTTGATTTTTGTGTGGCGGATTTCAATTATCCCGTGGGGCCAGCCGGGTACCCTTGTAGGAATCCGGCTAACCTAACAGTAGATGATTTTGTTTTCTCTGGTTTGGGTGTTGCAGGCAACACCTCGAACATCTTTGGTGTAGGTGTCACTTCGGCTTTTGATTTGACCTTTCCCGCTTTAAATGGTTTAGGCATTTCCATGTCGAGGTTAGACATTGGTGTGGGTGGAGTTGTCCCGATCCACTCACACAGGGTATCAGAGCTTATCCTCGTGATCGAAGGAGAGATAATTGCGGGCTTTATGGATTCAAGTGATAAAGTATactataaaacattaaacaaaggGGACATTATGATCTTCCCCCAATCATTGCTTCACTTCCAAGTTAACGTTGGTAAAACTCCGGCCCTTGCTTTTGTTAGCTTGAACAGCGCGAGCCCTAATTTTCAAACGACTACCACTTCTCTCTTTGCTAATGACCTACCTACCAATGTGATTGAGAAGATAACTTTACTTGACGCGATACAAGCGAAGAAGTTGAAGAGGATCTTTGGTGGCACGAATTGA
- the LOC110798514 gene encoding auxin-binding protein ABP19a-like: MSNLAFFIIFSLLASLSHAIELDFCVGDPSLPRGPQGYACKDPSKVTTDDFVYTGFRGEKATTNIFGNNVTLAFSNAFPALNGLGITMGRLDFGVGGVIPLHSHRTSEVIIVARGSIIAGFIDSNNTAYYKRLEVNDVMVFPQAMLHFQINVGTTPATAFVSLNGANPGLQLTTPSLFAGNLPGDIAEQITLLSNEEVTRMKRIFGTA; the protein is encoded by the coding sequence ATGAGTAATCTTGCATTTTtcatcattttctctctcctagctTCTCTCTCACATGCCATAGAACTCGACTTCTGTGTCGGAGATCCTAGTCTTCCTAGAGGACCTCAAGGATATGCATGTAAAGATCCTTCTAAAGTCACAACTGACGATTTCGTTTACACCGGCTTTCGTGGTGAAAAAGCCACCACTAATATTTTCGGAAATAATGTGACTCTTGCATTTTCAAATGCATTTCCTGCCTTAAATGGTTTAGGCATCACTATGGGTAGGTTAGACTTTGGCGTGGGAGGAGTGATCCCACTACATTCCCACCGTACATCGGAAGTTATTATAGTCGCAAGAGGTTCAATCATTGCAGGGTTTATTGACTCAAACAACACTGCATACTACAAAAGATTAGAAGTAAACGATGTTATGGTGTTTCCACAAGCCATGCTTCACTTCCAAATCAATGTTGGTACAACTCCAGCAACTGCATTTGTTAGCTTGAATGGTGCAAATCCAGGACTACAACTCACTACTCCTTCCTTGTTTGCTGGTAATTTACCTGGGGACATAGCTGAGCAAATTACACTCTTGAGTAACGAAGAAGTAACGCGAATGAAGAGAATATTTGGTACTGCTTAA